A single genomic interval of Syngnathoides biaculeatus isolate LvHL_M chromosome 1, ASM1980259v1, whole genome shotgun sequence harbors:
- the trim46b gene encoding tripartite motif-containing 46b isoform X4, which produces MDVMDLKAAASNMDALVRISSNMKSLEQELHCPVCKDIVKQPVVLPCLHSVCLMCACEVLVASGYPHPDLPAEPNSPASTPTTRSPRQLRRPAPKSEQRPIDRVLRVGPHPPSPSTPRSPGYPGRRRKEGPPLSMLFPCVPCGRDVELGEKGLTDCLRNLTLERIVERYRHTVSLGSVAIMCQFCKAPQALEASKGCGDCRANFCNECFKLYHPWGTPRAQHEHIPPTLNFRPKVLTCTEHEQEKLQFYCRSCQRLLCPLCKLRRTHAGHKILPVAQAYQALKEKITKEMNYILSNQDTVLAQITQLESAITQTEVNSVSAREQLAQSIRDLTAALAERHSSLTQALEAARHKRGEALAAQVAERRSLMEHAGLVAFTQELLKETDQPCFVQAARQTHNRFSKAIENLQHFALAADPSFRHFQLDVSKELKLLTELNFIQAPLAPVLDTQHSLAYDRLYLSWRLPPESAPAWHYSVEYRRRGVVPGGASRGGHRGGLAAARWGWQRLDEVSATSAVIDRLEMDSVYVLRVRGCNKAGYGEYSEEVYLHTPPAPACHPLQRSFHAADPPKRLLRNC; this is translated from the exons ATGGACGTGATGGATTTGAAGGCGGCCGCGTCGAACATGGACGCTCTGGTGCGCATCAGC TCCAACATGAAGAGCCTGGAACAGGAGCTGCACTGCCCCGTGTGCAAGGACATCGTCAAGCAGCCCGTGGTGCTGCCGTGCCTCCACAGCGTGTGCCTCATGTGCGCCTGCGAGGTCCTGGTGGCCAGCGGCTACCCGCATCCGGACCTCCCCGCCGAGCCCAACTCCCCGGCCTCCACGCCCACCACGCGCTCCCCCCGACAGCTGCGGAGGCCCGCGCCCAAATCCGAGCAGCGGCCCATCGACAGGGTGCTCCGGGTGG GTCCCCACCCGCCTTCTCCGTCCACGCCCCGCTCGCCGGGGTACCCGGGGCGGCGTCGCAAGGAGGGCCCGCCCCTTTCAATGCTGTTCCCCTGCGTTCCTTGCGGCCGCGACGTGGAGCTGGGCGAGAAAGGCCTCACCGACTGTTTGAGGAACCTCACCTTGGAGCGCATCGTGGAGAG GTACCGGCACACGGTGAGCCTGGGCAGCGTGGCCATCATGTGCCAGTTCTGCAAGGCCCCGCAGGCCCTGGAGGCCAGCAAGGGCTGCGGCGACTGCCGGGCCAACTTCTGTAACGAGTGCTTCAAGCTCTACCACCCGTGGGGGACGCCGCGGGCGCAGCACGAGCACATCCCGCCCACGCTCAACTTCAGACCCAAG GTTTTGACTTGCACGGAGCACGAGCAGGAGAAGCTGCAGTTCTACTGCAGGTCCTGCCAGCGGCTGCTTTGTCCGCTCTGCAAGCTGCGCCGCACGCACGCGGGGCACAAAATCCTGCCCGTGGCTCAAGCCTACCAAGCCCTCAAG GAGAAGATTACAAAGGAGATGAACTACATACTGTCCAACCAGGACACGGTCCTGGCTCAGATTACGCAGCTGGAGAGCGCCATCACGCAGACCGAG GTGAACAGCGTGTCGGCCCGCGAGCAGCTGGCCCAGAGCATCCGGGACCTGACGGCGGCGCTGGCCGAGCGCCACTCCTCGCTGACCCAGGCCCTGGAGGCGGCGCGGCACAAGCGCGGCGAGGCGCTGGCCGCCCAGGTGGCGGAGCGCCGGAGCCTGATGGAGCACGCCGGCCTCGTGGCGTTCACGCAGGAGCTGCTCAAGGAGACCGACCAGCCCTGCTTCGTGCAGGCCGCCCGCCAGACGCATAACAG GTTCAGCAAAGCCATTGAGAACCTTCAGCACTTTGCTCTGGCCGCTGATCCGTCCTTCAGGCATTTCCAGCTGGATGTCTCCAAAGAACTCAAACTGCTCACCGAGCTGAATTTTATTCAAG CTCCTTTAGCCCCCGTCCTGGACACCCAACACTCCCTGGCCTACGACCGGCTCTACCTGAGCTGGCGTCTGCCCCCGGAATCGGCGCCCGCCTGGCACTACTCGGTGGAGTACCGCCGCCGGGGCGTGGTGCCCGGCGGGGCGTCGCGGGGCGGCCACAGGGGCGGCCTGGCCGCCGCCCGCTGGGGCTGGCAGCGCCTGGACGAGGTGAGTGCGACCAGCGCCGTCATCGACAGGCTGGAGATGGACAGCGTGTACGTGCTGCGGGTGAGGGGCTGCAACAAGGCGGGCTACGGCGAGTACAGCGAGGAGGTTTACCTGCACACCCCGCCGGCGCCAG
- the s100a10a gene encoding protein S100-A10a, with product MPSELETAMESLIVVFHRYASREGKTGTLNRRELRELMENELSNFLKCQKDPAAVDKIMKDLDTNGDGQVDFEEFVSLVVGLSIACEQCYQMRMKNVTQKK from the exons ATGCCTTCGGAACTGGAGACCGCCATGGAGTCCCTCATCGTGGTGTTCCACCGCTACGCCTCGCGGGAAGGCAAGACCGGCACCCTCAACCGGCGGGAGCTGCGGGAGCTGATGGAGAACGAGCTGTCCAACTTTTTAAAG TGCCAGAAGGACCCGGCCGCCGTGGACAAGATCATGAAGGATCTCGACACCAACGGGGACGGCCAGGTGGATTTTGAGGAGTTTGTGTCCCTGGTGGTGGGCCTGTCCATCGCGTGTGAGCAGTGCTATCAGATGCGCATGAAGAACGTGACccagaagaagtag
- the LOC133499841 gene encoding ictacalcin-like: protein MGEVQGAIFLLINAFEKYAGTDGDKSTMSKGEVKEMFKKEFGMELEKAKGQEGIDKIFKDLDSNSDNKVDFQEFVCLVASIAMVLHECVAH, encoded by the exons ATGGGTGAGGTCCAGGGCGCCATCTTTTTGCTCATCAATGCCTTCGAAAAGTACGCCGGCACGGACGGCGACAAGAGCACGATGAGCAAAGGGGAGGTGAAGGAAATGTTCAAAAAGGAATTCGGGATGGAGCTGGAG AAGGCCAAGGGCCAGGAGGGCATCGACAAAATCTTCAAGGATCTGGACTCCAACAGCGACAACAAGGTGGACTTCCAGGAGTTCGTCTGCCTCGTGGCTTCCATCGCGATGGTCTTGCATGAATGTGTGGCCCATTAA
- the snx27a gene encoding sorting nexin-27a isoform X2 gives MADVGSDETRAALPSASHHNGPAAASAPTAGTAGLSPATVTSGPRMVRIVKSESGYGFNVRGQVSEGGQLRSINGELYAPLQHVSAVLPGGAADRAGIAKGDRILEVNGVSVEGATHKQVVDLIRAGEKELVLAVLSVPSQDADGLEGADDVQPNYDYGDKQAVPISIPTYKHVEQHSERFVVYNVYMSGRQLCSKRYREFAILHQNLKREFSNFSFPKLPGKWPFSLSEQQLDARRRGLEEYLERVCSVRVIGESDIMQEFLSESDENYNGVTDVELRVALPDKTAISVRVRKNSTTDQVYQALVVKVGMDSIMASYFALFEVINHTFVRKLAPNEFPHKLYVQNYTSAVPGTCLSLRKWLFSFQEEELLRDNPLALHYCFHQALDDVKKGFIKTEDKSYQLQKLAEQRKMATYLSQLRSCEGYNEVVFPHCSCDSRRKGHVVTAISIHHFKLHACTEDGTLENQVIAFEWAEMQRWDTDEEGMAFCFEYARGEKKPRWVKIFTPYFNYMHECFERVFCELKWRKQVEEEASDKDNKNCSNNAARRRR, from the exons ATGGCGGACGTAGGGAGCGACGAGACGCGGGCCGCTCTCCCTTCGGCATCCCACCACAACGGCCCGGCGGCGGCGTCCGCACCGACGGCGGGCACCGCGGGCCTCAGCCCGGCTACCGTGACGTCGGGTCCGCGGATGGTGCGGATCGTCAAGTCCGAGTCCGGCTACGGCTTCAACGTCCGCGGGCAGGTCAGCGAAGGCGGCCAGCTGCGGAGCATCAACGGGGAACTGTACGCTCCTCTCCAGCACGTCAGCGCCGTGCTGCCCGGCGGTGCTGCGGACCGGGCGGGCATCGCCAAGGGTGACCGCATTCTGGAAGT CAACGGCGTGAGCGTGGAAGGCGCCACCCACAAGCAGGTGGTGGACCTGATCCGCGCCGGCGAGAAAGAGCTGGTCCTGGCCGTGCTGTCGGTCCCGTCGCAGGACGCCGACGGCCTGGAGGGCGCCGACGACGTGCAGCCCAACTACGACTACGGCGACAAGCAGGCCGTGCCCATCTCCATCCCCACCTACAAGCACGTGGAGCAGCACTCCGAGAGGTTTGTG GTATACAACGTGTACATGTCGGGGCGGCAGCTGTGCTCCAAGCGCTACCGGGAGTTCGCCATCCTCCACCAGAACCTCAAGCGCGAGTTCTCCAACTTCAGCTTCCCAAAGCTGCCCGGCAAGTGGCCCTTCTCGCTGTCCGAGCAGCAGCTGGATGCCCGGCGCCGAGGCCTGGAGGAATACCTGGAGCGAG TTTGTTCTGTACGGGTGATCGGGGAGAGCGACATCATGCAGGAGTTCCTCTCGGAATCAGACGAG AACTACAACGGCGTGACAGACGTGGAGCTGCGAGTGGCGCTGCCCGACAAGACCGCCATCTCCGTAAGGGTGCGCAAGAACAGCACCACGGACCAAGTCTACCAG GCGTTGGTGGTGAAGGTCGGCATGGACAGCATCATGGCCAGCTACTTTGCCCTCTTTGAAGTCATCAATCACACGTTTG TGCGAAAGCTGGCGCCCAACGAGTTCCCGCACAAGCTTTACGTGCAGAACTACACATCGGCGGTGCCGGGCACTTGCTTGTCGCTGCGCAAGTGGCTCTTCAGCTTCCAGGAGGAGGAGCTGCTCCGGGACAACCCGCTGGCGCTGCACTACTGCTTTCACCAG GCACTGGATGATGTGAAGAAGGGATTCATAAAAACAGAGGACAAATCCTACCAGCTGCAGAAGCTGGCAGAGCAGCGCAAGATGGCCACG TACCTGAGCCAGCTGCGCTCGTGCGAGGGCTACAACGAGGTGGTTTTCCCGCACTGCTCCTGCGACTCCCGGAGGAAGGGCCACGTCGTCACGGCCATTAGCATCCACCACTTCAAGCTGCACGCCTGCACCGAGGACGGCACGCTGGAG AACCAGGTGATCGCGTTTGAGTGGGCCGAGATGCAGCGCTGGGACACGGACGAGGAGGGCATGGCCTTCTGCTTCGAGTACGCCCGAGGGGAGAAGAAGCCCCGCTGGGTCAAGATCTTCACTCCATAC TTCAACTACATGCACGAGTGCTTCGAGCGGGTCTTTTGTGAGCTCAAGTGGAGGAAGCAG GTCGAGGAAGAGGCTTCcgacaaagacaacaaaaactgCAGCAACAACG CAGCACGAAGACGACGGTGA
- the snx27a gene encoding sorting nexin-27a isoform X1, producing MADVGSDETRAALPSASHHNGPAAASAPTAGTAGLSPATVTSGPRMVRIVKSESGYGFNVRGQVSEGGQLRSINGELYAPLQHVSAVLPGGAADRAGIAKGDRILEVNGVSVEGATHKQVVDLIRAGEKELVLAVLSVPSQDADGLEGADDVQPNYDYGDKQAVPISIPTYKHVEQHSERFVVYNVYMSGRQLCSKRYREFAILHQNLKREFSNFSFPKLPGKWPFSLSEQQLDARRRGLEEYLERVCSVRVIGESDIMQEFLSESDENYNGVTDVELRVALPDKTAISVRVRKNSTTDQVYQALVVKVGMDSIMASYFALFEVINHTFVRKLAPNEFPHKLYVQNYTSAVPGTCLSLRKWLFSFQEEELLRDNPLALHYCFHQALDDVKKGFIKTEDKSYQLQKLAEQRKMATYLSQLRSCEGYNEVVFPHCSCDSRRKGHVVTAISIHHFKLHACTEDGTLENQVIAFEWAEMQRWDTDEEGMAFCFEYARGEKKPRWVKIFTPYFNYMHECFERVFCELKWRKQVEEEASDKDNKNCSNNEFLPPLETQQKAWRHLGGEIATS from the exons ATGGCGGACGTAGGGAGCGACGAGACGCGGGCCGCTCTCCCTTCGGCATCCCACCACAACGGCCCGGCGGCGGCGTCCGCACCGACGGCGGGCACCGCGGGCCTCAGCCCGGCTACCGTGACGTCGGGTCCGCGGATGGTGCGGATCGTCAAGTCCGAGTCCGGCTACGGCTTCAACGTCCGCGGGCAGGTCAGCGAAGGCGGCCAGCTGCGGAGCATCAACGGGGAACTGTACGCTCCTCTCCAGCACGTCAGCGCCGTGCTGCCCGGCGGTGCTGCGGACCGGGCGGGCATCGCCAAGGGTGACCGCATTCTGGAAGT CAACGGCGTGAGCGTGGAAGGCGCCACCCACAAGCAGGTGGTGGACCTGATCCGCGCCGGCGAGAAAGAGCTGGTCCTGGCCGTGCTGTCGGTCCCGTCGCAGGACGCCGACGGCCTGGAGGGCGCCGACGACGTGCAGCCCAACTACGACTACGGCGACAAGCAGGCCGTGCCCATCTCCATCCCCACCTACAAGCACGTGGAGCAGCACTCCGAGAGGTTTGTG GTATACAACGTGTACATGTCGGGGCGGCAGCTGTGCTCCAAGCGCTACCGGGAGTTCGCCATCCTCCACCAGAACCTCAAGCGCGAGTTCTCCAACTTCAGCTTCCCAAAGCTGCCCGGCAAGTGGCCCTTCTCGCTGTCCGAGCAGCAGCTGGATGCCCGGCGCCGAGGCCTGGAGGAATACCTGGAGCGAG TTTGTTCTGTACGGGTGATCGGGGAGAGCGACATCATGCAGGAGTTCCTCTCGGAATCAGACGAG AACTACAACGGCGTGACAGACGTGGAGCTGCGAGTGGCGCTGCCCGACAAGACCGCCATCTCCGTAAGGGTGCGCAAGAACAGCACCACGGACCAAGTCTACCAG GCGTTGGTGGTGAAGGTCGGCATGGACAGCATCATGGCCAGCTACTTTGCCCTCTTTGAAGTCATCAATCACACGTTTG TGCGAAAGCTGGCGCCCAACGAGTTCCCGCACAAGCTTTACGTGCAGAACTACACATCGGCGGTGCCGGGCACTTGCTTGTCGCTGCGCAAGTGGCTCTTCAGCTTCCAGGAGGAGGAGCTGCTCCGGGACAACCCGCTGGCGCTGCACTACTGCTTTCACCAG GCACTGGATGATGTGAAGAAGGGATTCATAAAAACAGAGGACAAATCCTACCAGCTGCAGAAGCTGGCAGAGCAGCGCAAGATGGCCACG TACCTGAGCCAGCTGCGCTCGTGCGAGGGCTACAACGAGGTGGTTTTCCCGCACTGCTCCTGCGACTCCCGGAGGAAGGGCCACGTCGTCACGGCCATTAGCATCCACCACTTCAAGCTGCACGCCTGCACCGAGGACGGCACGCTGGAG AACCAGGTGATCGCGTTTGAGTGGGCCGAGATGCAGCGCTGGGACACGGACGAGGAGGGCATGGCCTTCTGCTTCGAGTACGCCCGAGGGGAGAAGAAGCCCCGCTGGGTCAAGATCTTCACTCCATAC TTCAACTACATGCACGAGTGCTTCGAGCGGGTCTTTTGTGAGCTCAAGTGGAGGAAGCAG GTCGAGGAAGAGGCTTCcgacaaagacaacaaaaactgCAGCAACAACG AGTTTCTGCCGCCTCTGGAGACGCAGCAGAAGGCCTGGCGCCACCTAGGGGGGGAGATCGCCACGTCCTAA